Sequence from the Coturnix japonica isolate 7356 chromosome 19, Coturnix japonica 2.1, whole genome shotgun sequence genome:
TATTGAtcctttattttaatgcagtaaaGAACTTTACCCAGAgagtggatgccccatctctggaggcatttaTGGTTGGATAGGgccactgggcagcctgatctagtgtCTGGCCATCAGTGTGTggtagggggttggaactaagtgatctttaaggtcccctccaatataagccattctatgatgattctaaGTTTAACTTTCTAAAGAAATTGACATTTGGCATGTTGCTTagtttatagaatcataggatcacagaatcattaaggttggaaaggatctctacaatcatccagtctaaccatccacctaccaccagtactGCCCACTAATCTCCCTTAAACCCCAACCTTCTCCAAGCCTGATGGATAGAAATAATCTTGTACTTTGCAAACATTTGCCTCCCATTAAACTCACCTCCTCCAGACCCTCATGCACTGCGCAAGATGTGATAAATCAGCAGCACATCATGCACCAACACTAACCTCATCGCTTCCTTTTATAAGTTCACAGATATCTGCAACAAAGGAAATGCAGTAGATCTCACTTGTCTGGGCTCCAATAAGACACTTGAGATGGTGCCACACAGTAAATTATTAGCTAAGGAGGAGGAGATGTGACTGGCATATGTAATGTAAAGTGGGTAAGAGAGCTGCCTGTAAGGGGCATGGTAATAGCTTCAGCTGGAAGGGGAAATGCTGGACTGAGGGGAGGGTTACCAGTGCAGTTCCTTGAATTTCTGCCTcgaaaaaaagaaaaaagagattcTGCTTAACATTTGCATTAATGATCTTggcacaaaaagcagaagaacgcaaagcaaatttgctgatgagGCAGAATGAGATGCTATCATCAATCCAGGAGAGGCCAGGATATCACAGAGAGAGATTATAATGACCTTGAGGACTGGAGTAATGGGGAAGGGTTTGATTCAGTAGTGCAGACCgtacagtgctgctgctgggaacaaTTGAGGGCAAGAGCAGccattgctgtgctggagcccaTGGCAATGTCTGGGGCAGGGAAAGACCCATGCTACGAATTGTAGAGCTGGGGCAAGCCCCCATTGTTATATAGCATGAGAAGAGGCAAACACAGTGAGCTCAGGGACTAGGACACAAGGGGCTATGGCTGATCTGGGGGAACCCATCACAGAGGCCAACGCTGAGGTGGAAAAGGGTTATTTCAGCTAGTGAGCACTGCTGGTATGATGATACAGGACTAGAAGCTGGCTGTGAATGCAAACAGGTGGGAAATGAGATTGTTCACCTGGAAGCAGGGAGTTTCTCAGGTGGTGAGCAGGACAGAAAATGCCATCACCATCCTGATGGATGCAGCCCAGCTGACTTTGCTCTGAATGTGGACTGGTTGTCTTTCTGCCTTTTGGAGcactattttaaaagctttcccAAGCCACAATGCTGTTTTGAAGTGAGATGTTTCATGGGGCCATACAAAGGCAGGCTGTTATCACAGGGCAACTGCTGTATTTACTCATTGTCCTCCAGGATTGGAGGTGATTTTGGTGGTTAATATGAATTATCTCTTTCGAGTCCCTCAGAACTTCCTGGGCTGATTCTCTGTTGAGTCAAAAGACTCTTACAACACTGCTTTAAATGATCGGTCTGTTTCTATTGAGttcctctttttgttctctGGAATCTCCCTTTTTGGTTTACTGGCACGTTATTTGAGGGCTCAGCTTTGCATGCCTTTCCCCTTGCTTCTCTCACCCCCAGGATGCAGGAGTCATGAATGTTATTTTATGGTCTCCCACTTCTATGCCCCCAACCTTCACCCACAGCGTTCCCCTACTTCCATGGCCAGCCATGAAGCTCTCTTTGGGCAGTCTTTAGCACTTCTCATCTGCAGGGGACTGGTTTTTCATAGGATCATGGGACATTGGAAtggcctctaagatcatccagtccaaccatccacctgccaccaatatTACCCtctgaccacgtccctcagtgccccatctccctgggcagctgtgccactgcatcactgctctttagGAGCAGCCTGGATGGGTTTGGTTTCTAAGTTCTCCTGATTGCTGGAGTGATGCTCTATAGGTACCAGGCCAGTCCTGCTCCATGCCGACCCCACAGCCCTTCTCTTGAAGGAATATGGGAGAAGCTGGAGTGGGCTCATGCTCAGACTCAGTTTTACATCATGAGCTTGAAATGAAAGATAGGGAATTGCTGCTTGCAGAGGTGAGAACAGGGTTACTACAGGCCCTGGTCCCAAAGGTCCCTTTCCAATGCCTCTTATATGGGTTTACATTCTGAAATCTCCAACCATCTTTGTGACATGACATTTAAACTAGGGGTGATGGTTTAATGCCTTTCATCTCCTGAGGTTTAAATATGAGTTTAGCAGGGATGTTTGGGTACAGAAGGATGCAGGGAGTTGGCAGCTGCCTCCAGCAATGGAGAGTGAAAATCTCAAGcacaagaaacaacaacagatcGTGCTGGCTCAGAGTGTACATGGCTAGACAGGAGTGAGGCAGCAGCAtggcctctgctgctgcaatgagctgcagggctgacaGCCTGCTTGCAAGGAAGAAGCCTGAGAGTTAATTCTGCAACAGCAGCCAGCAAAGGCAGGATGTGAACTCATCACACTGACAGTGACTGGGCTCcctaaaaacagcagcacagggaggaaaaggTCAAAAGCAGATGACTCAGGAGACTGCAGCACCCACCTTGTGGTGCCAGGTTAACCCTGTAGGCCAGCAAGGTGAATACAGACTGGCTGATCTTCACAACAGATCCCTGGGTGAATCAGAGGATACAGAGAGGATGTGGTGGGTCTGAAGATGCTGAGATGGCTCAGAGGGAGGGTGGCAGAAGTGGCACTGGGGTTGGGGACAGCAGTAATGCCTCAGCAGATCAGGCAGGGCTGATATGCAGCCCCTGTTTGCTAACACTGGATGAAGCCTAGTGACAGCTAACCTGCACTTCTTCACTCTCGCAGCTCAGACCAGGAGTAACCAGCTGAGTAAGTGCATGTGgtttttctgtgctcttaaTGAAGGCAGGGAGATTCCCTCAGGGTTAAAGTGAGAGTTTTTTcagggaaacagagaaaataggGCTGTAGAAAGTCTTTAGCTTCCACACAGAAGATAAAGGCTCACTCCAGGAACAGACTTCCTCACTCTGGCGTTCCctctattttcttcctccttttttggTTTTAGTATGACACCAGAATTTCTTAACCAGCATGTTCGCTTTGTTCAGCCTTTCTTGCAATAGAattagagaatcacagaatggtttgagttggaaggggcccttaaaggccatctggtcccactccctgcaatgcacagggacacttacagctccatcagtgcttaTAGCccttcagcctgaccttgggggtgtgcagggatgggcaccactctatgggcagcctgtgcagtgCCTTGCTGGAAACAACTCCTTCCTTctatccagtctaaatctcccttctgtTAGTTTTGAAGctattccctctagttctgtaACAGCAGACCCTGCTCAAGAGTCTGTCCCCCTCTATCATACAGCTCCTCCTTAGTAGTACATTCTGTCCCACTCTATCATACAGCCCCTCCTTAGTTGTCCCGTATGTACTTGTACGCTGTTCTTAAACTGTCTTTAGATCGCTCACAATGTTTCCATGCCCTGCAAATTTAACAGGCCTGTACTTGTTTCAAAAAGCACTTGATGAAAATACCAAGCAGCACAGGCCCTGTGGGGTCCCACGAGCTTTTGGCTCACTCAGAAGATCTATTTTTACCCTTATAAATCCATTCAGGTATCATTTACAAGGCCCTTTTCAAAGTCTCATGATGACAAGCATAGAATCCTAGAGtgacttgagttggaagggatcttaaaaaCCACCTggttccagccccctgccaagAGCTGGGtgcccccccagcagctcaggctgcccagggcccctcCATCCCACCCTTGGtcacccccagggatggggcacccacagcttctaTAACACACAATGATGTGTCAGGACTATTAGAGGATATTTCTGCACTCCTCAGACTATAGCACTTACACATTCTGAATTCCCATCCAAAATTATGATAGGTTAAACTccagaaagagaacagcagcaggctcAGGTTGATGTAGGAATGTAGAGACTGGCAGAGATAGACAAGCAGTAATGCAGGGCCCCCTAGCCCTGCTGTTCTGAGCTGATGAGGAGCACATCTGAACTGGCTGCACTTCAGCAccatctgctgcctgcaggtctGCAGACCATCGCCACAATCAGCTGCATCTCCAGCCCCAAGCATTCAAAGTTGCTGGTAGCATCATCTGATGAACACCTCGCTCTTTTGGATGGCAGATCTTGCAGTGACTGATGAGAGCAGCGTGTCTTTGTTCTCCACTTTGCTCTGGGGGAATTCAGGGCTCATGCTTCTCACTTTCTCTAAATGAAGGAAAACCCCATTTTCTCAACACAGCTGTCATTGCTTGTTTGATGAAGCAGCCAACACTACAAGTGAGCAGGAGCATCAGAAGCACCAGCATCCAAGTGCCATCGCTCAAGTATCTACTCAGGTTTTAAGCAAACTTCTCTTTGCAGTGCCTTCCCAGCAACAGACCAGTACGTCTGCATTCACCTGGTTTCCTGCAAtaatttcttgccttttttgttAATCACTTTTCAAGCATCTGGGCAGGTACATGGTGCTGCAGAAGGGCAATGCACAGAAATACTCCTCCTCCCCAgtgtcaggctggaggggctctgagcactgatggagctgtgggtttCCCCATGTATTGCAGacagtgggaccagatggcctttaagggccccttccaacccaaaccactctaaGCTTCCCACCacccttccctcctcctgccaGCACTTAAGGCTGGGAGAAAAGACAGCAGGACATGGCTGCAGATAGCAGTTACGTGTATCTTGCCATGTAGCTGTCATGACTGTTAGAAGTCTGAGCAGAAAGCTGGCTACAGATGCTATCCCCTActgtgctcagcctgctgtAGATGTATACAGAGGGGATTTGCATGTTTGTTCTTGCAAGTTGCCTTGTTAATGCTGTTGCAATATTGACACGCCACTCAGTTCAAAGCTGTTACTAGCAAGTGAAAATtgaagctttttatttcatgtgtttCCTTTAGTCCTAGCGTTTGGAACTAGATATTTACCATTAGCATCTATTTTTTACACCGTATCTCACATGCTCAACTGTGCTACTACATTAGCTACAGCTGCGTATCGCCTGCTTCCCCAAAGTCCTCAGACTGAAGATTTATTGGTGAGACAGACacttaaacacacacaaatacgAGCAGGTTTTGCTAATGAGGCAGACATTTTGCTGCATGCAACCTCTCCATCAGAAGCAAGTCCAACTTTAGCAGACATCACTAACGTCTTTTGTCTTTGTCTCATTTGGAAGCTGCTTCACACCGAACTGGGAAACAAGTTAATGTATGCAAAGTTTGCTGGAGCGGCAAGCAACAGAAAGTGCTCAATCTAGATGGAAATGTAGAGAGAACAGAAGCTTTGCATTCCAAACAAAGGATTCCCCCAGGAACAAGAGGTATTTGAAGATGTCCAGCTCTACATCTGGAATTACACGCTGAGATTTctcacagagaaatgaaaatcaattaaGCGAACAGGGAAACatttggggaggaaaaggaaaatatttggtaAGCAAACACTGCAAGGTTGAGTAGTTCCATAAGAGTCGTGTCTCACAGACAGGACCCAAAGCAGAATTAATCTACTCTGTAGGTGAACACAATGCTGATGgacaatttttcttctcatcccaAATGTCTCCTGGTCACCTAGCATCCCTTCTACACAAAAGGAACCATCTTGGTAAGTCAGTGTGTAGAATGACCTAGGGGAGGAAGGCTTAGAAGTAtaaagtgtttcttttaaaagtgcAGTAAAAAGTAAACCATGCTCCTTTGGCTGTATGGTTACCATTGGACCCAAAGCCATGAGCTATTTTACACCAGGCAGTTTTAGTAGTTCATAGGACCTGCTTGGAGGCCAAATGGCACCGCTACCTATAGAACCACATCTCTATGCTGATGACTGTCGGGAGACAGAGCTGTCCAGTGTTCTCATGTTGCTGCATTTTGCAGCAGCCAAACGGATGCCATCAGGTTCCACCAGTTTGGTAAGGAAACAAGGCTCTTCAAATGTAGATCACATCTGAGTCATGCTGCTGAACctacatgaaaagcaaatgggaaaaatTAGCTCCGCTCTGAACAGCCATTCTTCGTGAGTTGCtgttggacctgatgatcttgaaggtgttttccaacctgagcaattctacgattctataaAGCCAACCACACTTTACTGCTCTGAACTATAAACCTCTGACCAGTATTTGGGAATATACTTATCAGCTTACCTTTACAATCTGTTTTCTGGTTCCTGTGCCCACGCTGTTGGCAATCAAGGAATTGGTTTGAAAAGATGACTTTTGTACTGGCACCGTGTGTTGGAGTTTGTTGGTACAAGGCCAGCTGCTTGTAGGATTTAACAAGTAAGCAGGGAAAGGCCTATGAAGATTTATATCTGATGAATCGCCAGTTTCAAAGGTCTTCATCCATGATGGGatctttaaaggaaaagaacacGTGGAAATTCAATGCCCTCTCTACATCAACATTTATAAAGccaaaaagaacataaaatgcATTGCCAGAGAATACAGGTCATCCTCCCTCAGTTTTTCtgtcctcctttctctctgaaaCAATTTACTCAGGGTCACTTTTATTATATATGGAACAAAATGGGAAAGCAAAGACCACCCTTATCCTTGCCCTGGTTCAGAAGGAGTGTTTATGTATATAACAAGAACCAAAATCTAAGTTTAGTTCTTTGCTGcctcaattaaaaagaaagccaagaCTTTTAGTACAGATTCATAGCAGCCACAAAGCACAAGAATGAGAATGTGATGCAAACCACGAGAGGCCACACTGTGCTTAAAGAAGTGGCAGGAATTGAGGTTACATACATTTCCTAAGGAACGATCCAAGGATCCAAGTACTTCATTCCAGTGAGAGTAAAGCCcagcctgtttttcttctagctTCAAAGCGTGAATTTCAGacttcagttctttcagtcGATCTTCaaattttttgctcttttctaaGTAATCGAGCCTGTAGTCCACACATCAGAGACAAAAAGCTTATTAGCACAACAAAACTCAAGGATGAGGTAAGGAGGAGAGGAGATCTTTGCATAATCTtgccttttatatatatatatatgcaatatTAAGTCTTTTGCATGTCAGCCTCGCTTCTTTGCTCACTTCCACCCTTCAGAATTCACTTTCTAACCAAGAATTTCCCTCTAGACTAAGAGGAAAAGCCTGTGAATCAAGCCAATACCATACTCTAACACTAGAGGGAAACTTCTGTCCTCTAATATGCTGTTACTCAAACAAACAATTTAGTGCTTGACATAATTAATCTTTAAGACAAAAGGTTTTTGGACCTGTGATGGTTTGATGCCACCATGAAACTCTTCCTGTGTGTACAACATCAAGTCTTACAATGACATAACCTGCACCATTTCAGTAAAAGGCCTCCAGTCATACATACAATAAGAAGATTGTCCTGAGGTGTCAAGAATGACCTGTTGATTCCcaaggaatttttcttttctgtacttcCCACGTGTAAtatattcttctttatttacaCCACATGCATATTGATACCTCTCTCGCTCTATCTCGAAGGACAGTCTCTTGAGGTCAATGTCCTTCAAATCCAGCTTGATGGACCCTTTGTCAAAGTTGGCATCTCTGGCGTCAGTTGGCAAGTAGTGCGGGTACTTGATCATGTGCTGAAAGAGCCAAAACAAGCACTGTTTGACTTTGGATTTCTCACCAGCTTCTTCAAGAGTGCCATGCTGAGCCATTCCATGAGGTACCATGGGTTATGAGAGACAAATGTTTCTGAAGCCCTTTCCATCTACACAAGTGGCCCCAGATTAACTGCCATGAGCCACAGATCCAAGTGCAGAGAAATATCTGGACTGCAGTGTTCCATAATTCTAGCTAAGAATGGGAATCCATTCTCAGCAAGAGTGAAGCAGAAGAGGATCTGGGGGCACACAGCATCACCTTCTCGCTTTGCCTGAAGACACTCACATGCAACTCACATGTCAGGACAAGACAGCTGGTTCAGTACAACCACCTTCACAACACACTGCCTGACTGAGATGGCAGCTATGCTGTGTTCAATCAGCAGCTGGTCCTGTAGGTGTTTGTCCCACAGATAGATGGAACATGACACAACCTACCCTGATGAAGCTACAAACATGCAATCAACATCTGATTATCACCCAAGATGAAGTGCTGCCCAGAACAGAAACTTACAGGATAATTGAGCCTGGTTATGTCTAAgagtttttgctttgctttccgTTCAGCCTCTCTGGCTTCATGCAGATCTTGTTTCAGATGCTCTGCTTCCTTGGCTCTgcaaaacaagtattttgaCATGAATCGCTGGTGATTTTCAGTATAGAGACAGAGCACAAAAGACTTTGGGAAAAGGCCTTCCCTCCTGCGCTCTCACCCCCACACTCCTGATTTGACTAAAATAGCACTCTCTCTATCCAGGCAATTCAGGAGGGGCCACACAATCCCACCTCAAGCAAATCTAACCTCCGGTCAGACTccttcaccagcttcactgctATCAATTCTGCCTCCCGCATCTTTTGCTCCATCAGACGTTTCTCCTCCTTGGTTTTCAGAGCTGTTATCTCCAACCTCTGTCTCTcttgctctgcttctgcagcattCTGGGCCAGCAGTTTTGCCTCTTCTTCTGCAATCTGAGCTttctcagccagcagctctgcagcttcctggGATCGAAGCTAAGGGGAAGCAATTTGTTGTAGTTACCTTGCTTAGCATCTTCAATTTCATCCCTGAAGTCAATCAGGAAGAAGATGCTTTTTGTCAACAGGTCAAGGGATGAAAATGTTAATCCTTAAAGTAAAAACAATTGAAGGGTTTAGTACTACTCCACTGCTCTAGAATCACTTACCTTCTGTCCTGCTTCTCACCTCTACACAGCAAGGAGACTGCTGTTCTGAGATGGACAGAGACATCAACCAAAACTTAACATAGGTTGATCCCTCCAGCTGTCAGTGCCAAATGCAACGTGCACTAAGCCCTCTTCTCCCAATTTCAGCCCACAATGTTAATTCCTTCAGAAACTCTCCAGCTTTATGTAAGCCACAACTTctagaaaagcaaagagctcCCAAACCAAGAAAGCCCTTCAAGCATAGGAATATTCAGCTGGCGTGCTACTCACCAGGGCCTCATTGGCCTGCCTGGCTTCATCTTCCAGCTGGAAAAGTCGCCTTTCCAGCTCTTCTTTGGCTCGCTCAGCTTCTTCTCGGAGCTGCTTCTCTCTGGCCAGCCTTTGATTCTccatctggaaagaaaaataccacaTTTGTGGGTTTGCAGCAGAATCACATCTGGGTCTGAGGCAGCATAAGAAACTAACCTAACGGAGGATGGACTGCTCTCAAGCTGGCATTCAGCAGAGATGCAGTGCTGAAGCTACTTACACTTCAGCTAACTGGTAACACCAGTTATTTCAGACTGCTGGGAGAACGCTTGGATCAATCTGCCATGTACCCCAAATCTTTCTGATCACCTGTTTGGCTTCACAAACATCACTTATGTCTTCAGATGCTGCATACACACATAGAGATGTCCCcacacttctgtgctttcttacCTCCTACACACATATCGATGCAATGCATGGACAGCAAGGGCACCAGCTGGAATAATAATCACCATTTTCAGTAATAGAGGAGCAGAAAATGTACCTTTTTTCTGGCCTTTTCTTCCCTGGcttgtgctttcatttgctgAATCTCTATTGAATCCACTTTTCTTCTCCTCATAAATAGGTCATGGTTTCCAATGCACAACTGCAGAATCTGgatcaaaaaaggaaagaaaatgtgactgTGACATAACTGTGTACTACACCTTCCCCTTCCTGTACCTGCATTTCCCCTGGCAATTTGGGCCTTCCTTTGTATCTCACTTTCCATCCAACAATTCCTCTGCCAACACAGAGAGAAGATAACCACACACACCCTGACCTCCCAGACAGAAGAATCCTATGGAAAACATGTGCTGAAACTCAATGCTCCCTGGGCTCTGCACAGGTTTACAAACGCAGTATTGCCAGCCCAGTTTTAGAGGAGGAAAACAGGACACTTACCAATTTGTTTACCTTGAGCTGAGAGGAAAAGAACTTGaagacttctgcttttttgtcAAGAGGTTTAATGGTTAACTGTGCAGGTagatagaagggaaaaaaaaatgagaggaagcagtgaagaggaggaaaaacaaagctgaagctATTAATACTAATGCAAACTTTTGCCCATCTCCACTTCTCTCCAGGGAAGCAGCGATTTATGCCACAAACACAGGGAGAGTGTTTCCAAGTGTTTTGCTCACAAGAATCAGAACCAGGGCTGCTGTCTTTATACAGACCATTTTGGAAGATAGAGCCTCCCACAGAGCCATATCTGATGCCAGTTCAGATAATGTTTTTCATAATAGCACCACCTGTGTCTTGCAAACTGTACTGAGAGCACTGTAACACGCACTGGC
This genomic interval carries:
- the LOC107322443 gene encoding merlin-like, giving the protein MSIRGLKKKQPKTFKVKIITVDAEMEFSCEMKWKGKDLFDLVCRALGLRETWFFGLQYTMKGMCTWLKMDKKVLDQEIPKEDPVSFHFLAKFYPEKVEEELLQEITQHLFFLQVKKQILDEEIYCSPEATVLLASYAVQAKYGDYDPNFHEPGFLAHDELLPKRVLRQYQLTAEMWEEKITAWYAEHRGIARDEAEMNYLKIAQDLEMYGVNYFPIAQNKNHTDLLLGVDAKGIHIYSINNRFSPNKSFEWSAIRNISYSEKELTIKPLDKKAEVFKFFSSQLKVNKLILQLCIGNHDLFMRRRKVDSIEIQQMKAQAREEKARKKMENQRLAREKQLREEAERAKEELERRLFQLEDEARQANEALLRSQEAAELLAEKAQIAEEEAKLLAQNAAEAEQERQRLEITALKTKEEKRLMEQKMREAELIAVKLVKESDRRAKEAEHLKQDLHEAREAERKAKQKLLDITRLNYPHMIKYPHYLPTDARDANFDKGSIKLDLKDIDLKRLSFEIERERLDYLEKSKKFEDRLKELKSEIHALKLEEKQAGLYSHWNEVLGSLDRSLGNIPSWMKTFETGDSSDINLHRPFPAYLLNPTSSWPCTNKLQHTVPVQKSSFQTNSLIANSVGTGTRKQIVKVQQHDSDVIYI